A single Agrococcus sp. ARC_14 DNA region contains:
- a CDS encoding GntR family transcriptional regulator — MAETGGTTALDRVRSLATSLAPGELLPSERALAAELGVARMTVRGAIDVLEREGLVRTRRGVGTERLAPPVRLQVRLRSFASAVREHGLRPETRLLSYARGTERPAEVSAHLRLADDAETVHLRRLRLGDDRPLALEDAWLPTALVPQLDREAAEGSLYELLEALDLLPTEGVEVVTAALPNAEEIAVLEIAPTYPVLRLSRTAVSHGLPVEYSRVTFPADRYELTFPLAERLSLPSS; from the coding sequence ATGGCAGAGACGGGCGGGACGACGGCGCTCGATCGGGTGCGCTCGCTCGCCACCAGCCTCGCTCCGGGCGAGCTGCTGCCCTCGGAGCGAGCGCTCGCCGCCGAGCTCGGTGTCGCGCGCATGACCGTGCGCGGCGCCATCGACGTGCTCGAGCGCGAGGGCCTCGTGCGCACGCGCCGCGGCGTCGGCACAGAGCGGCTCGCGCCGCCGGTGCGGCTGCAGGTGCGGCTGCGATCGTTCGCGAGCGCCGTACGCGAGCATGGGCTGAGACCCGAGACGCGCTTGCTGTCGTATGCGCGTGGCACCGAGCGGCCCGCAGAGGTCTCAGCGCACCTCCGGCTCGCCGACGACGCCGAGACCGTGCACCTGCGCCGGCTGCGGCTCGGCGACGACCGACCGCTCGCTCTCGAGGATGCGTGGCTCCCGACGGCACTCGTGCCGCAGCTCGACCGAGAGGCCGCAGAGGGCAGCCTCTACGAGCTGCTCGAGGCGCTCGACCTGCTGCCGACCGAAGGGGTCGAGGTCGTGACGGCGGCCCTGCCGAACGCCGAGGAGATCGCGGTGCTCGAGATCGCACCCACGTATCCCGTGCTGCGCCTCTCGCGCACCGCCGTCTCCCATGGCCTGCCCGTCGAGTACTCCCGCGTCACCTTCCCGGCCGACCGGTACGAGCTCACGTTCCCGCTCGCCGAGCGGCTCTCGCTGCCCTCGTCCTGA